A genomic window from Flavobacterium phycosphaerae includes:
- a CDS encoding DUF1015 domain-containing protein, giving the protein MSKIIPFKAVRPTPDKVALVTCRNYDDYSSAELAAWLSFNPYSFLHVINPAYMHSQKITLDKRFKGVAHKYQDFKEEGVFMEEDQPVFFLYEIQSKAQSFTGIVAGTSIEDYKNNVIKKHEDTLQYRVEYFKDYLHQTGFNTEPVLITYPDNAALNAWIADKKKSQPIYNYSTTNKEKHQLWKIDTAAEIIWLQTQFDTIPELYIADGHHRSASAELLYDEDKHLGNQNLNYFMSFLIAESNVKIYEYNRIIRDLNGFSKEDFVEKLSEYFIIKDKEQELWKPQSKFEFGMYLDGNFYALFYKQENKQPSILENLDAQILYDKVLQPLLGIEDLRNDERIEYIPGKQSILTIKELVDEGEFEVGFMLYPSDISEIKALADNNLIMPPKSTYIEPKFRSGLMVYEL; this is encoded by the coding sequence TTACAGTTCGGCTGAGCTTGCGGCTTGGTTGAGCTTTAACCCGTATTCTTTTTTGCATGTTATTAATCCGGCCTATATGCATTCGCAAAAAATTACTTTGGACAAACGGTTTAAAGGGGTGGCTCATAAATACCAAGATTTTAAAGAAGAAGGTGTTTTTATGGAAGAAGACCAACCGGTTTTCTTTTTATATGAAATCCAATCCAAAGCGCAATCCTTTACCGGAATTGTAGCCGGGACTTCGATTGAAGACTATAAAAACAATGTTATCAAAAAGCACGAAGATACCTTGCAGTATCGGGTAGAATATTTCAAAGATTATTTGCATCAAACGGGGTTTAATACAGAGCCGGTTTTGATTACTTATCCGGATAATGCAGCGTTAAACGCTTGGATTGCTGACAAAAAGAAAAGCCAGCCGATTTATAATTATTCTACTACTAATAAAGAGAAACACCAGCTTTGGAAGATTGATACCGCAGCAGAAATTATTTGGTTGCAAACTCAATTTGACACTATTCCTGAACTTTACATTGCTGACGGACATCACCGTTCGGCTTCGGCAGAATTGCTGTATGATGAAGACAAGCATTTGGGCAACCAAAACCTGAACTATTTCATGAGTTTTTTGATAGCCGAAAGCAACGTCAAAATATACGAATACAACAGAATCATACGGGATTTGAATGGCTTCTCTAAAGAAGATTTTGTTGAAAAACTATCCGAGTATTTCATCATTAAAGACAAAGAGCAAGAATTGTGGAAACCACAAAGTAAGTTTGAATTCGGAATGTATCTCGATGGTAATTTTTATGCCTTGTTTTACAAGCAGGAAAACAAACAGCCTTCTATTTTGGAGAATTTGGATGCTCAGATTTTATACGACAAAGTGCTGCAACCCTTATTAGGCATAGAAGATTTGCGAAACGATGAACGTATTGAATACATTCCGGGAAAACAATCGATACTAACCATTAAAGAATTGGTAGATGAAGGTGAGTTTGAAGTTGGCTTTATGCTCTACCCTTCTGATATTTCGGAAATCAAAGCCTTGGCTGATAATAATTTAATCATGCCTCCTAAAAGTACTTATATAGAGCCCAAGTTCAGAAGCGGATTGATGGTGTATGAGCTTTGA